Proteins encoded in a region of the Tripterygium wilfordii isolate XIE 37 chromosome 21, ASM1340144v1, whole genome shotgun sequence genome:
- the LOC119990104 gene encoding (3S,6E)-nerolidol synthase 1-like, with the protein MAMSSKSLFTSSRTSISSSLKTISQIEMAKTNANCVPLIPDNHKWSTHDVYHKLVLSSTTPPPFKQLNHLTKPRTPNDHISMEHERKLKAFKRIFNIVGEDPIESLVIIDAVQRLGIDHHFQEEINTILQDLYYNEANISHGSGGPGGGYFSHLHEVSLRFRLLRQQGYYVSPEVFDCFKDNTGKFKENLGEDISGLMALYEASHLCLEGESVLQEAADYSAQLLHTCVTNLAHNQATMVEHTLSHPHHKSFSKFTGKKYLSHGFQDTNNGWINILKGLAKIDFDMAQSTYQKEIVQISKWWKKLGLAKEMSLARDQPLKWYIWSMACITDPSLSEERIDLTKSISFIYLIDDIFDLYGTQDELTLFTQVVNRWDYDASEQLPHYMKICFQALDGIINEISFKMYKKHGWNPVESLRKSWGRLCSAFLVEGKWFASGYVPASEEYLKNGIISSGVHVVCVQLFFLLGCQDIITKESVESIDNDPAIVSSTAQILRLWDDLGSAKDEDQDGHDGSYLEYYMKEHQGCSVKEAEEHVMSKISDAWKQLNKECMTPTPFSQSFIKATLNLARMVPLMYSYDNNQRLPSLEDNVKSILSIAL; encoded by the exons ATGGCCATGTCTTCAAAATCTCTCTTCACTTCCTCTCGCACCTCAATTTCCTCCTCCTTGAAGACAATTTCACAGATTGAGATGGCCAAAACAAATGCCAATTGTGTTCCATTAATCCCCGATAATCACAAGTGGAGTACTCATGATGTTTATCACAAATTGGTACTCTCTAGCACCACTCCTCCTCCTTTCAAACAATTGAACCACTTAACCAAACCCCGTACACCCAAT GATCACATCTCGATGGAACATGAGCGCAAATTGAAAGCTTTTAAGCGTATATTCAACATTGTTGGAGAGGATCCCATTGAAAGTTTGGTGATTATTGATGCCGTCCAACGACTTGGAATCGACCATCATTTCCAAGAGGAGATTAACACAATCCTCCAAGATCTGTACTATAATGAAGCCAATATATCTCATGGTAGTGGTGGACCTGGTGGTGGTTATTTCAGTCACCTTCACGAGGTTTCACTTCGCTTTCGACTATTGAGACAACAAGGTTACTATGTTTCTCCAG AAGTGTTTGACTGCTTCAAGGACAACACTGGCAAATTCAAAGAGAATCTAGGAGAAGACATAAGTGGGCTCATGGCTTTATATGAAGCTTCACACTTATGTTTGGAAGGAGAAAGCGTACTCCAAGAAGCCGCAGACTATAGTGCTCAACTCCTTCATACATGTGTTACAAATCTTGCTCATAATCAAGCAACAATGGTTGAACACACATTGAGTCATCCTCATCACAAAAGCTTCTCCAAGTTCACTGGAAAGAAATATCTTAGTCATGGATTCCAAGACACTAATAATGGTTGGATTAACATTCTAAAAGGATTAGCCAAGATCGATTTTGACATGGCCCAGTCTACATACCAGAAGGAGATTGTTCAGATTTCCAA gTGGTGGAAAAAGCTAGGTctggctaaggagatgagttTGGCAAGAGATCAACCACTTAAATGGTACATTTGGTCCATGGCATGCATTACAGATCCAAGCTTGTCAGAGGAGAGGATTGATCTTACTAAATCCATTTCTTTTATCTACTTAATCGACGATATCTTCGATCTTTATGGGACACAAGACGAGCTTACATTATTTACACAAGTTGTCAACAG ATGGGATTATGATGCTAGTGAACAACTTCCGCACTACATGAAGATATGTTTCCAGGCTCTTGATGGTATAATCAACGAAATCAGCTTCAAGATGTACAAAAAGCATGGATGGAACCCTGTAGAGTCCCTCAGAAAATCG TGGGGGAGACTGTGCAGTGCATTTTTGGTGGAAGGAAAGTGGTTTGCTTCTGGGTATGTTCCAGCATCAGAAGAGTATCTCAAGAATGGGATTATAAGTTCAGGTGTTCATGTGGTGTGCGTTcaacttttctttctcttggGTTGTCAAGACATTATAACCAAAGAAAGTGTGGAAAGCATTGACAACGATCCAGCCATTGTATCATCCACTGCCCAAATTCTACGGCTTTGGGATGACTTAGGAAGTGCCAAG GATGAGGATCAAGATGGtcatgatggatcgtacttgGAGTATTACATGAAGGAACACCAAGGATGTTCAGTGAAAGAAGCAGAAGAGCATGTTATGAGTAAGATCTCGGATGCATGGAAGCAATTAAACAAGGAATGTATGACTCCCACTCCATTTTCACAATCTTTCATCAAGGCTACTCTTAATCTTGCAAGGATGGTTCCTTTGATGTACAGCTATGATAACAATCAACGACTCCCAAGCCTTGAAGATAATGTTAAATCCATACTAAGCATTGCATTGTAA
- the LOC119987962 gene encoding calcium/calmodulin-regulated receptor-like kinase 1: MIEMDDIGLELVIGISVGVVIGVVLGIFGFLCLRKQRRLPDLDRIISSQRVGTVSLGETSETLAVRVLAANSRHQEKDFLSEEFLLGRVHHRNLVNLVGYSIEKGHRMLVYVYMRNGSLDSHLYGSEQLIRVACIVCVPSIVHSDITSSNILLDKLLTSGSPEEMFSPHSQSIRGTLGYVDPEYLSTRTFTRKGDIYSFGVLLFELIAGRNPCQGLKEYVELAAISAEDKFGWEEIADAHLDGKFDAQELNNIAAVAYKCVNRPSRERPSSVIDD, translated from the exons ATGATTGAGATGGACGATATAGGATTGGAACTGGTTATTGGGATTTCAGTGGGAGTTGTGATTGGAGTGGTGTTGGGTATATTTGGTTTCTTATGCTTGAGGAAACAGAGGAGGCTACCTGATTTGGATAGGATAATTTCTTCCCAGAGAGTTGGAACTGTCTCTCTTGGGGAGACCAGCGAGACTCTTGCAGTTAGAGTTCTTGCAGCTAATTCAAGGCACCAAGAAAAGGATTTCCTATCTGAG GAGTTTTTGCTAGGAAGAGTGCACCACAGGAACCTTGTGAATTTGGTGGGATATAGCATCGAGAAAGGACATCGTATGCTTGTTTATGTTTACATGAGAAATGGTAGTCTTGATTCTCATTTATATG GGTCTGAACAGTTGATCCGTGTAGCCTGCATTGTTTGCGTACCTTCAATTGTACACAGTGACATCACATCTTCTAACATTCTGTTGGACAA GTTGCTGACTTCGGGCTCTCCAGAGGAGATGTTTAGCCCACATTCACAAAGTATCCGAGGAACTTTAGGTTACGTTGATCCTGAGTATCTATCAACAAGGACCTTTACTAGAAAAGGTGATATTTATAGTTTTGGAGTATTGCTCTTTGAACTAATTGCAGGAAGGAATCCATGTCAAGGCCTTAAGGAATATGTTGAACTT GCCGCAATTAGTGCTGAAGATAAATTTGGGTGGGAAGAAATCGCGGACGCTCATCTTGATGGAAAATTTGATGCACAAGAACTCAATAACATTGCCGCTGTTGCTTACAAATGCGTCAATCGTCCTTCAAGAGAGCGTCCTTCAAGCGTAATCGATGACTAA
- the LOC119990111 gene encoding anthocyanidin reductase ((2S)-flavan-3-ol-forming)-like, which produces MATKVTGQKTACVVGGTGFVASLMVKMLLQKGYAVNTTVRDPNNQKKIAPLTALKELGEVKIFGADLTDAKSFDAPIAGCDLVFHVATPVNFASEDPENDMIKPAIQGVENVLTACAKAKTVKRVILTSSAAAVTINKLNGTGLVFDEKNWTDTEFLSSDKPPTWGYPLSKTLAEKAAWKFAEENNIDLITVIPTLMAGPSLTTDVPSSVGLATALISGNEFLINGMKGMQMLSGSISISHVEDVVRAHVFLAEKESASGRYICCAVNTSVPELAKFLNKRYPQYKVPTDFGDFPSKTKLVLSSEKLVSEGFSFKYGIEEIYDQTVEYLKAKGLLK; this is translated from the exons ATGGCAACCAAAGTCACCGGACAAAAGACAGCCTGCGTGGTAGGTGGGACTGGGTTCGTGGCGTCGTTGATGGTGAAGATGTTGCTTCAGAAAGGCTATGCTGTCAACACAACCGTGAGAGACCCAA ACAATCAGAAGAAAATCGCTCCCCTAACTGCACTGAAAGAATTGGGAGAAGTAAAGATTTTTGGAGCAGATTTAACCGATGCGAAAAGCTTTGATGCCCCAATAGCAGGTTGTGATCTTGTTTTCCATGTCGCGACCCCCGTCAATTTTGCTTCTGAAGATCCTGAG AATGATATGATTAAGCCAGCAATACAAGGTGTAGAGAATGTCTTGACAGCTTGTGCTAAAGCCAAAACAGTTAAAAGGGTCATCTTGACATCCTCTGCTGCTGCTGTTACCATCAACAAGCTAAATGGTAcaggtttggtttttgatgagAAGAACTGGACTGATACTGAGTTCTTGAGTTCTGATAAGCCACCTACTTGG GGTTACCCTCTCTCCAAGACATTAGCTGAGAAGGCAGCCTGGAAGTTTGCTGAAGAAAACAACATTGATCTCATTACCGTAATCCCTACTCTAATGGCTGGTCCTTCTCTTACCACAGATGTTCCCAGCAGTGTCGGGCTTGCCACGGCTTTAATCTCAG GTAATGAATTCCTCATAAATGGTATGAAAGGCATGCAAATGCTGTCAGGTTCAATTTCAATATCGCATGTGGAGGACGTTGTCCGCGCCCATGTATTTTTGGCTGAGAAGGAATCGGCTTCTGGCAGATACATATGCTGTGCTGTTAATACCAGTGTTCCTGAGCTTGCTAAGTTCTTGAACAAAAGATACCCTCAGTACAAAGTCCCAACAGA TTTTGGGGACTTCCCCTccaagaccaagttagttctctCTTCGGAGAAACTCGTTAGCGAAGGTTTCAGCTTCAAGTATGGGATAGAGGAGATTTATGACCAAACTGTGGAGTACTTGAAGGCTAAGGGACTGCTGAAGTAG
- the LOC119990108 gene encoding uncharacterized protein LOC119990108 isoform X2 gives MKSYPVKVDKFLESENRENRAVEWLEFGFSSKDLYGADQTHQMHMIQGEREIFTTTLYMSRTGQGVRDPHQMLEMLFTEARDAQRSNNFTVQYLWLDRSGAAKEDGASSISTVKPGTPGPGGRHTVSRSNSRKVTAYSRRTHGGSPVFGGGGASTPSRRRGTLDANFHGSSGLFCQKCGEKFRKPDAVEAHFFSSHAVTELAEGDSSRRVVEIICRTGWSRTESGGCRIERILKVHSMQRTLAQFEEYRESVKIKACKLPRKHPRCVADGNELLRFYGTTIACSLGKNGSSCLCTSEKCGACHILRHGFSMNSEINGSGGIFTTSTGGRAFASIELDQEKKSLRKALLVCRVIAGRVSQSLEKFQDVAGQSGLNSVARKVRRHSNIEELFLLNPRALLPCFVIMF, from the exons ATGAAGAGTTATCCTGTGAAAGTTGACAAATTTCTGGAGTctgaaaacagagaaaacaggGCGGTAGAATGGCTAGAATTTGGTTTTTCATCAAAAGATCTCTACGGTGCAGATCAGACTCATCAGATGCACATGATTCAAGGGGAAAGGGAAATCTTTACAACAACCCTGTATATGAGCCGCACAGGTCAGGGTGTTCGAGATCCTCATCAAATGTTGGAGATGTTATTCACGGAAGCAAGAGACGCACAGAGAAGCAACAACTTCACAGTCCAGTATCTTTG GTTGGATAGAAGTGGGGCTGCCAAGGAGGATGGTGCGAGTTCCATAAGTACTGTTAAGCCAGGGACACCGGGACCTGGAGGTCGCCATACAGTTTCCCGATCCAACTCTAGAAAGGTGACTGCTTATTCGAGGAGAACTCATGGTGGTTCTCCTGTTTTTGGTGGTGGAGGGGCTAGTACTCCTTCAAGGAGGAGGGGGACCCTTGATGCTAATTTTCATGGCTCTTCAGGtttattttgtcaaaaatgTGGTGAGAAATTTAGAAAGCCAGACGCTGTTGAAGCACATTTCTTCTCCAGTCATGCAG TGACTGAACTCGCTGAAGGCGACTCATCTAGGAGGGTAGTAGAAATAATCTGCAGAACAGGCTGGTCTAGAACTGAGAGCGGTGGTTGCCGGATAGAGAGAATTTTGAAGGTTCACAGTATGCAAAGAACTCTTGCTCAATTCGAAGAATACAGAGAATCAGTAAAAATCAAAGCATGCAAACTGCCTAGGAAACACCCTCGTTGTGTCGCTGATGGtaatgagcttttaagattttatgGTACAACTATTGCATGTTCTCTTGGCAAGAATGGCTCCTCCTGCCTATGCACATCTGAAAAATGCGGTGCATGTCACATTTTAAGGCATGGGTTCTCCATGAACAGTGAAATCAATGGCAGTGGTGGAATTTTTACTACTTCCACTGGTGGAAGAGCTTTTGCATCTATTGAACTTGATCAAGAAAAGAAGTCCCTGAGAAAGGCTCTGTTAGTATGCAGAGTCATCGCAGGGCGAGTCAGCCAATCTTTGGAGAAATTTCAAGATGTGGCAGGTCAATCCGGGCTCAATTCAGTGGCACGGAAAGTTCGCCGTCACTCAAATATTGAGGAGCTATTCTTGCTAAATCCAAGAGCTCTGCTCCCTTGCTTTGTGATAATGTTTTAG
- the LOC119990108 gene encoding uncharacterized protein LOC119990108 isoform X1, with product MARIWFFIKRSLRCRSDSSDAHDSRGKGNLYNNPVYEPHRSGCSRSSSNVGDVIHGSKRRTEKQQLHSPVSLVSGDILNPITNEVVLRKNSFSELKMTRLDRSGAAKEDGASSISTVKPGTPGPGGRHTVSRSNSRKVTAYSRRTHGGSPVFGGGGASTPSRRRGTLDANFHGSSGLFCQKCGEKFRKPDAVEAHFFSSHAVTELAEGDSSRRVVEIICRTGWSRTESGGCRIERILKVHSMQRTLAQFEEYRESVKIKACKLPRKHPRCVADGNELLRFYGTTIACSLGKNGSSCLCTSEKCGACHILRHGFSMNSEINGSGGIFTTSTGGRAFASIELDQEKKSLRKALLVCRVIAGRVSQSLEKFQDVAGQSGLNSVARKVRRHSNIEELFLLNPRALLPCFVIMF from the exons ATGGCTAGAATTTGGTTTTTCATCAAAAGATCTCTACGGTGCAGATCAGACTCATCAGATGCACATGATTCAAGGGGAAAGGGAAATCTTTACAACAACCCTGTATATGAGCCGCACAGGTCAGGGTGTTCGAGATCCTCATCAAATGTTGGAGATGTTATTCACGGAAGCAAGAGACGCACAGAGAAGCAACAACTTCACAGTCCAGTATCTTTGGTGAGTGGTGATATCCTGAACCCCATAACAAATGAAGTAGTCCTCCGCAAGAATTCATTTTCTGAACTTAAGATGACTAGGTTGGATAGAAGTGGGGCTGCCAAGGAGGATGGTGCGAGTTCCATAAGTACTGTTAAGCCAGGGACACCGGGACCTGGAGGTCGCCATACAGTTTCCCGATCCAACTCTAGAAAGGTGACTGCTTATTCGAGGAGAACTCATGGTGGTTCTCCTGTTTTTGGTGGTGGAGGGGCTAGTACTCCTTCAAGGAGGAGGGGGACCCTTGATGCTAATTTTCATGGCTCTTCAGGtttattttgtcaaaaatgTGGTGAGAAATTTAGAAAGCCAGACGCTGTTGAAGCACATTTCTTCTCCAGTCATGCAG TGACTGAACTCGCTGAAGGCGACTCATCTAGGAGGGTAGTAGAAATAATCTGCAGAACAGGCTGGTCTAGAACTGAGAGCGGTGGTTGCCGGATAGAGAGAATTTTGAAGGTTCACAGTATGCAAAGAACTCTTGCTCAATTCGAAGAATACAGAGAATCAGTAAAAATCAAAGCATGCAAACTGCCTAGGAAACACCCTCGTTGTGTCGCTGATGGtaatgagcttttaagattttatgGTACAACTATTGCATGTTCTCTTGGCAAGAATGGCTCCTCCTGCCTATGCACATCTGAAAAATGCGGTGCATGTCACATTTTAAGGCATGGGTTCTCCATGAACAGTGAAATCAATGGCAGTGGTGGAATTTTTACTACTTCCACTGGTGGAAGAGCTTTTGCATCTATTGAACTTGATCAAGAAAAGAAGTCCCTGAGAAAGGCTCTGTTAGTATGCAGAGTCATCGCAGGGCGAGTCAGCCAATCTTTGGAGAAATTTCAAGATGTGGCAGGTCAATCCGGGCTCAATTCAGTGGCACGGAAAGTTCGCCGTCACTCAAATATTGAGGAGCTATTCTTGCTAAATCCAAGAGCTCTGCTCCCTTGCTTTGTGATAATGTTTTAG
- the LOC119990114 gene encoding probable histone H2A.1 isoform X2 — MFPAFESGQAGLQFPVGRITRFLKAGKYAERVGAGAPVYLAAVLEYLAAEVLELAGNAARDNKKSRIVPRHIQLAVRNDEELSKLLGDVTIANGGVLPNIHNTLLPKRPGASKDTHAEDD; from the exons ATGTTTCCCGCCTTTGAAAGTGGTCAA GCCGGTCTGCAGTTCCCTGTCGGCCGTATTACTCGTTTCTTGAAAGCCGGCAAGTATGCTGAACGTGTCGGTGCCGGAGCTCCCGTCTATCTCGCCGCCGTCCTTGAATACCTAGCGGCTGAG GTGCTGGAATTGGCCGGAAACGCTGCAAGGGACAACAAGAAGAGTCGAATCGTTCCAAGGCACATTCAATTGGCTGTCAGGAACGATGAGGAACTGAGCAAGTTGCTTGGCGATGTGACCATCGCTAATGGCGGTGTGTTGCCTAACATTCACAACACCTTGTTGCCGAAGAGGCCCGGCGCCTCCAAGGATACTCATGCTGAAGATGATTAA
- the LOC119990114 gene encoding histone H2A.6-like isoform X1: MAGRGKSVGAGALKKAQSRSSKAGLQFPVGRITRFLKAGKYAERVGAGAPVYLAAVLEYLAAEVLELAGNAARDNKKSRIVPRHIQLAVRNDEELSKLLGDVTIANGGVLPNIHNTLLPKRPGASKDTHAEDD; this comes from the exons ATGGCTGGAAGAGGGAAGTCGGTGGGCGCAGGAGCATTGAAGAAGGCACAATCCCGGAGTAGCAAGGCCGGTCTGCAGTTCCCTGTCGGCCGTATTACTCGTTTCTTGAAAGCCGGCAAGTATGCTGAACGTGTCGGTGCCGGAGCTCCCGTCTATCTCGCCGCCGTCCTTGAATACCTAGCGGCTGAG GTGCTGGAATTGGCCGGAAACGCTGCAAGGGACAACAAGAAGAGTCGAATCGTTCCAAGGCACATTCAATTGGCTGTCAGGAACGATGAGGAACTGAGCAAGTTGCTTGGCGATGTGACCATCGCTAATGGCGGTGTGTTGCCTAACATTCACAACACCTTGTTGCCGAAGAGGCCCGGCGCCTCCAAGGATACTCATGCTGAAGATGATTAA